The following proteins are co-located in the Pedobacter sp. FW305-3-2-15-E-R2A2 genome:
- a CDS encoding RNA polymerase sigma-70 factor — protein sequence MSESITSLGDKILLEKYSQGNTSAYNVLFKRYYDPLYGYALKNVKEAEIAEELTMDVMLGLWKTKGAVSIEDNLKAYLYRSVKNAIYNHYRKKILNTVSLELISEDSNHTSRSADHELDSKELEQVYRQKLNQLSPQRRKVYEMSREENMTYSEIARNLDLSVNTVENYMVASLNFFRKQLKEHADFTLILLISLLLG from the coding sequence ATGTCAGAATCAATTACATCACTAGGGGATAAAATTTTATTGGAAAAATATAGTCAGGGGAATACTTCCGCCTATAATGTTCTTTTTAAGCGTTATTATGACCCGCTTTATGGCTATGCTTTAAAAAACGTAAAAGAAGCAGAGATTGCTGAAGAGCTTACGATGGATGTCATGCTTGGCCTCTGGAAAACTAAAGGAGCAGTATCCATCGAGGATAACCTTAAAGCCTACCTCTATCGTTCTGTAAAGAATGCCATCTATAACCATTACCGCAAAAAGATATTAAATACCGTGTCCCTGGAATTGATCTCCGAAGATTCAAATCATACGTCGAGATCTGCCGATCATGAACTGGACAGCAAAGAACTGGAACAAGTTTACCGCCAGAAGTTAAACCAGTTGAGCCCCCAGCGCAGAAAGGTTTATGAAATGAGCAGAGAAGAGAACATGACCTATTCAGAGATTGCCAGAAATCTTGATCTATCTGTTAACACGGTAGAAAACTACATGGTTGCTTCTTTGAATTTTTTTCGCAAACAATTGAAGGAACACGCCGACTTTACGCTGATCCTGTTGATCAGCTTATTGCTGGGTTAG